Proteins from a single region of Anaerobranca californiensis DSM 14826:
- a CDS encoding transposase produces MGKGNRYTEDFKNTIIELYESGMSLAELNSEYGIAKSTIKSWVNSNKKIKIDENEEISAKEVLALKKEIAKIKEENEILKKAM; encoded by the coding sequence ATGGGAAAAGGTAATAGATATACAGAAGATTTTAAAAATACAATAATAGAATTATATGAATCAGGAATGAGTTTAGCAGAACTCAATAGCGAATATGGCATTGCAAAATCTACAATTAAAAGCTGGGTGAATAGTAATAAAAAGATAAAAATAGATGAAAATGAGGAAATAAGTGCAAAGGAAGTATTAGCACTTAAAAAAGAAATAGCAAAGATTAAGGAGGAAAATGAAATATTAAAAAAGGCTATGG
- a CDS encoding flavodoxin domain-containing protein encodes MKTLIIYGTKYGSTEKCVKQLERKLIGEVEVHNIKDGIPTIQKYDKIIIGGSIYIGQIQKEIINFCKEKEDELLTKTLGLFIICMGSEEMAKKQLNTV; translated from the coding sequence GTGAAAACTTTAATCATTTACGGGACAAAGTATGGGAGTACAGAAAAATGTGTAAAACAATTAGAAAGAAAACTTATAGGAGAGGTAGAGGTTCATAATATTAAAGATGGGATACCAACTATCCAAAAATATGATAAAATTATAATTGGTGGTTCCATATATATTGGCCAGATTCAAAAGGAAATAATAAATTTTTGCAAAGAAAAAGAAGATGAACTTTTAACTAAAACCCTCGGACTTTTTATCATTTGTATGGGTAGTGAAGAAATGGCAAAAAAACAATTAAACACAGTCTGA
- a CDS encoding DUF1540 domain-containing protein gives MKVNKSIACSVNECKYHAKNESYCSLDHINIVKHEARARNQEATDCGSFETE, from the coding sequence GTGAAAGTGAATAAAAGTATAGCTTGTTCTGTCAATGAATGTAAATACCATGCAAAAAATGAATCTTATTGTAGTTTAGACCACATCAATATTGTTAAACATGAAGCAAGGGCAAGGAATCAAGAAGCTACAGATTGTGGCAGCTTTGAAACTGAATAG